In the genome of Schistocerca piceifrons isolate TAMUIC-IGC-003096 chromosome X, iqSchPice1.1, whole genome shotgun sequence, the window tttttcgcgccatcccttggtctctgccatccatgaccatctcgctgatcttcaccgtgctgcttgttccattgacttcctatgggtcccgggccatgtgggtatcccgggtaatgagctcgctgatcgtttggcagggggagcagttacttaccccccgttttctgtaacccctcctgcagcggatttacggcttcacatcaaatcccactttgcacagtcatgggccaattcttgggaggctactccactgtctaataaacttcgtgccattaaggtgaatccaggcccatggtgttcttcctttagcctctcccgcaaggactcgaccacactgtgtcgtctccgcattggccataccaggctgacccatggtttccttttgcgtgatgagccacccccgctatgtggttgtggagccttccagtcagtggcccacattttggttgaatgcccccttcttttggctctgcgtgctaagtacagactcccccacactttacctttgatgttggctgacgattcccggatggtctgtctggttctaggtttcctccgggagagtggtttttattctcagttttaaagtttttaatctccctctggtgttggggcagggcggtgagtgtttgggtgtctcccactgtaggcagtgttcagagattcccgattcacctccctgaccggaatcctcttttctttcccttttactctgtttttaccccttctttttaaggcttggttagttttcctattcccatacgtactttctgcattatagcagttgtaccttttaagtcacaggtggtcttgcctatgctgcttcagcatagtgttgggttcgttctcttgccaacttccctcatttgtttttactaatgacaacgtgactgcccttttacatttcccctttatccgttttatttttctgactatactgagatgtcccgttagcagaatggagtctatttgaaacaagggactgatgaccttgctgtttggtccctttaacctcaaacaaccaaccaacaaccaatcctcctccttgcctcctccttgcctcctccttgcctcctccttgcctcctccttgcctcctccttgcctcctccttgcctcctccttgcctcctccttgcctcctccttgcctcctccttgcctcctccttgcctcctccttgcctcctccttgcctcctccttgcctcctccttgcctcctccttgcctcctccttgcctcctccttgcctcctccttgcctcctccttgcctcctccttgcctcctccttgcctcctccttgcctcctccttgcctcctccttgcctcctccttgcctcctccttgcctcctccttgcctcctccttgcctcctccttgcctcctccttgcctcctccttgcctcctccttgcctcctccttgcctcctccttgcctcctccttgcctcctccttgcctcctccttgcctcctccttgcctcctccttgcctcctccttgcctcctccttgcctcctccttgcctcctccttgcctcctccttgcctcctccttgcctcctccttgcctcctccttgcctcctccttgcctcctccttgcctcctccttgcctcctccttgcctcctccttgcctcctccttgcctcctccttgcctcctccttgcctcctccttgcctcctccttgcctcctccttgcctcctccttgcctcctccttgcctcctccttgcctcctccttgcctcctccttgcctcctccttgcctcctccttgcctcctccttgcctcctccttgcctcctccttgcctcctccttgcctcctccttgcctcctccttgcctcctccttgcctcctccttgcctcctccttgcctcctccttgcctcctccttgcctcctccttgcctcctccttgcctcctccttgcctcctccttgcctcctccttgcctcctccttgcctcctccttgcctcctccttgcctcctccttgcctcctccttgcctcctccttgcctcctccttgcctcctccttgcctcctccttgcctcctccttgcctcctccttgcctcctccttgcctcctccttgcctcctccttgcctcctccttgcctcctccttgcctcctccttgcctcctccttgcctcctccttgcctcctccttgcctcctccttgcctcctccttgcctcctccttgcctcctccttgcctcctccttgcctcctccttgcctcctccttgcctcctccttgcctcctccttgcctcctccttgcctcctccttgcctcctccttgcctcctccttgcctcctccttgcctcctccttgcctcctccttgcctcctccttgcctcctccttgcctcctccttgcctcctccttgcctcctccttgcctcctccttgcctcctccttgcctcctccttgcctcctccttgcctcctccttgcctcctccttgcctgaAGACCGACCCATGTGTTCGCACGCGTAGTCGGTGacagggtaacgcataattccccgccctgggtagacaagtaaggcacgcacgtacccctggtaaaggccgggcccagggaggggtgattgcctgagctgataccttctgaccatgccaattggtccctccatctgtttcacgggaggtgtgacctgaggtgtaaacattcacctaaggctgGAGTGCCCTCAGAgcgtccccacaaggaaggagcgcgccatcggagacgctggcaatcatgggggattcctccgcaatggatttcactccatctctctcgacttctgcccaaaaacggaaacttgaccagccaccagtgacaaaagtactaccgcctgccccacagttcctcatcGTATCTCGctctgaggatggaaaggattttttCTCTGTcgaccctttcgttatccagaagggcgtagatgccatagctggatctgtcaaatcttgtaccgggttgcgtaacggtaccttactACTAGAAacagagcgcctttcaggcacaaaaactgcttcgggccacactcctgtacacgtcccatgtccgggtggaggctcaccgaactttgaattcgtctcgtggtgtagtctatactagatccctcgacggattgactgacgaggatattcaatctttcctcgcagagcagggcgtgacagctgtccatagggtcatgaaaaaggtcaacaatgaccttgtaccgacccagacacttctcttgacctttgatagtgttaagctgccatcgcgcatcaaggcgggttACGAGGTTATTTCTgatcgcccctatgtcccgacacctacgcgctgctaccagtgtcagcgtttcaatcacacacgacagtcttgttccaatgcggctaaatttaacttgtggcagggatgcccatgagggtgactgtccacctccgtctcctcgttgtgtgaactgtcagggtgaccatgccgcatcctcccgcgactgtcctgtctataaggacgaacgctgtatccaagaaattcgggtcaaagagaaagtgtccacctcggctgctcgcaagctattggctagtaggaagcccacgctgctcccagcggggaaatacagtactgtcctcgcctctcctctgactaccagggaggtggcaacccagacatgcgatctgaccttcagcaccacggtcgtccgttcggccagtgctaagatcgcgcgatcgacgtctcctcttcctcccatcacaccAGACAcgagccccttcatcagcttctgctgagaggaagacccagaagtcagCTGCATGGGcgttcaagaaggaaccgtcccgtgccgacttcctacgtacctcgacctcccagccttcgaccggtacttccaccaaacgaccttcc includes:
- the LOC124722672 gene encoding vicilin-like seed storage protein At2g18540; the protein is MLRFSGLSVPGDGTAHSYDDDDDDDDYYRVPDVLWGPVITDLSTSVDVISAPVKNFYRQGGGKEEARRRQGGGKEEARRRQGGGKEEARRRQGGGKEEARRRQGGGKEEARRRQGGGKEEARRRQGGGKEEARRRQGGGKEEARRRQGGGKEEARRRQGGGKEEARRRQGGGKEEARRRQGGGKEEARRRQGGGKEEARRRQGGGKEEARRRQGGGKEEARRRQGGGKEEARRRQGGGKEEARRRQGGGKEEARRRQGGGKEEARRRQGGGKEEARRRQGGGKEEARRRQGGGKEEARRRQGGGKEEARRRQGGGKEEARRRQGGGKEEARRRQGGGKEEARRRQGGGKEEARRRQGGGKEEARRRQGGGKEEARRRQGGGKEEARRRQGGGKEEARRRQGGGKEEARRRQGGGKEEARRRQGGGKEEARRRQGGGKEEARRRQGGGKEEARRRQGGGKEEARRRQGGGKEEARRRQGGGKEEARRRIGCWLVV